One genomic window of Pocillopora verrucosa isolate sample1 chromosome 8, ASM3666991v2, whole genome shotgun sequence includes the following:
- the LOC131791068 gene encoding thiopurine S-methyltransferase-like, with protein sequence MLRRVYQKLQSVLSAHVKRMQPTSSRLAGKILKLERKETWETEWNDGNPAWHRKYVSPMLIKHYDEFTSGRRNRRILVPLCGKSLDMIWLADQGHTVVGVEMIRKAIETFFEENKLLYDVNTAQTSAGGTINLFKAKNKDLTLIECSIFDLSREVYHNKFDCIWDRGACTVITMMDEARLKQYVDVLLSSLQSDGRYFVMTFRHESGKNEGEWISHLPEDKLLELCGDQWKVELVEQDDIKNDPALLEAYATAPQHSIFYYFVTFK encoded by the coding sequence ATGCTTCGTAGGGTATATCAGAAACTGCAATCCGTACTTTCGGCTCACGTCAAACGTATGCAACCCACTTCATCACGTCTGGCAGGAAAAATCCTGAAATTGGAGAGAAAGGAAACTTGGGAGACAGAATGGAACGACGGAAATCCCGCTTGGCACCGAAAATATGTCAGTCCCATGTTGATAAAACATTACGATGAATTCACATCGGGCCGGAGGAATCGTAGGATTCTTGTTCCTCTATGTGGAAAGTCGCTGGACATGATTTGGTTGGCAGATCAAGGCCACACTGTTGTTGGCGTGGAAATGATCCGAAAAGCAATTGAAACGTTCTTTGAGGAGAACAAATTACTATACGACGTAAACACCGCGCAAACTTCAGCCGGGGGTACTATCAACTTGTTCAAGGCCAAGAACAAGGACCTTACTCTAATAGAATGCAGTATATTTGATTTGTCACGCGAGGTTTATCACAACAAGTTTGATTGCATTTGGGATCGCGGAGCGTGCACTGTGATCACAATGATGGACGAAGCTCGTCTGAAACAGTACGTGGACGTTTTATTGTCATCTTTACAATCTGACGGACGATATTTTGTGATGACTTTTCGCCATGAATCGGGGAAGAACGAAGGCGAATGGATCAGTCATCTTCCTGAAGATAAACTTCTTGAGTTGTGCGGTGATCAATGGAAAGTGGAATTAGTCGAACAAGATGACATAAAAAACGATCCTGCCCTTTTAGAGGCGTACGCGACAGCTCCTCAGCATTcgatattttattattttgtaaccTTTAAGTAA
- the LOC131791063 gene encoding hemagglutinin/amebocyte aggregation factor yields the protein MARKTTAKLLLLLMTTDVLLISFIQSTPWWSRRRRCKSSKPLIRGVIWVNSWHHDFSTVYCKKSFSLRKWYSRHRTCKKDRIFSFACGYGPVTYNRKDCVGKNHLVNNYDKPVDFECKRNSFIIGVGSEYSHRHADRRFKFLCCPARGFVAHSCKTTKYQNEWKGDLDYLVPSGYFLVGVYSKHNNSHEDRRWKFDICKFSKKRG from the exons ATGGCAAGAAAGACCACTGCTAAACTACTATTATTGTTGATGACCACTGATGTACTTCTTATTTCCTTCATTCAGTCTACTCCGTGGTGGTCGAGAAGACGCCGATGTAAATCGTCCAAACCATTGATACGTGGTGTCATATGGGTAAATTCTTGGCACCACGACTTCTCCACAGTTTACTGCAAAAAAA GTTTCTCTCTGAGAAAATGGTACAGTCGACACCGAACTTGCAAGAAAGATCGCATCTTTTCGTTTGCATGTGGATACGGTCCAGTCACCTACAACAGAAAAGATTGTGTAGGGAAAAACCATCTTGTCAACAACTATGACAAACCAGTGGACTTTGAGTGCAAACGGAACAGCTTTATCATCGGAGTCGGAAGTGAATACAGCCATCGGCACGCAGATCGCAG GTTTAAGTTTCTTTGTTGTCCCGCGAGAGGTTTCGTTGCTCATTCGTGTAAGACAACAAAGTATCAAAACGAATGGAAAGGGGATTTGGACTACTTGGTCCCATCTGGGTACTTTTTGGTCGGAGTTTACAGTAAACATAACAACTCCCACGA ggATCGCCGCTGGAAATTTGACATTTGTAAATTCAGCAAGAAAAGAGGATAA
- the LOC131791067 gene encoding lisH domain-containing protein ARMC9, with product MDAVLANEADLNSIVKEYLDYLGYSRTSSAYEDELNSLGKQLNQLITPRNDSQKTEIQDKLLSAFADGRYTEFFRIWEDCIPDNVQETDRVCQKLVFNINIYFALFPILHGNHNKRELDRSMQIFKSYLETKGAALSQTTEFLPYYALPFIPDPTSHPSFKPLFASSWSSDLKRDLQVFLAATLKSEEKPQLYTLFMRNSTEIERERKLHNEQLKKLQLQLTAKEQRFSQFEKRYLKIQGDYHKLIGVAAELVDSLEDAVRGKMVTPEYLQDICMRLFSPSVRESLDVSKPGTASSMLRASVINDELPSLSASVDVPYKQTLDYDKIKMNLLSLPERKKAFLLQALRWNLTQAPTREQRDSIVNAYIIHDLLGCSLDSHLRSGILDLLNSPNEIVRQYLARLFNAFASLSAGRSYLAQNQSIVHALLSALKKESKTSLTSENILGTLQKLSLRRQMQSMMINGEVIQWLSQLLMDHDNLSDYTLEYSVALLMNLCLRSGGKRKCIKDASQILRVLSDLLGHENQEIRPYVNGALYSILALPAVKEEARAQGMEEILECFLKDDNPDMTRQIQFIIKQLNTDDPSATNDPESDDEDEEDDDDEGDAIDAELDKQEILEPNEGELFGDELLNTCYAMPNSNLSQQPKNKKKFPVPLDPNHPLTRPTTPGTRGTDAMQDNTPQPVTSTIRPKSGQQSRPTTSSKSRHGSRPTTNGAAEERPSSTRQGANPTPSDGSSRPPPQVVEPPAGKSTFKSPFVSRPKIPRTPDSRPRTSTPPPLGRSASPPRPSSKDGRPGTSSSRKSSHSNKQ from the coding sequence ATGGATGCAGTTTTAGCAAACGAAGCTGATCTAAATTCCATTGTCAAAGAATATCTGGATTATCTGGGATATTCGAGGACATCGTCTGCATATGAAGATGAGTTAAATTCGCTAGGAAAACAGTTAAATCAGCTAATCACACCAAGAAATGACTCGCAGAAAACTGAAATTCAGGATAAATTGTTGTCAGCCTTTGCTGATGGAAGATACACAGAGTTTTTCAGAATATGGGAGGATTGTATCCCCGACAATGTTCAAGAAACTGACCGTGTCTGCCAGAAGCTGGTCTTCAACATAAATATTTACTTCGCACTCTTTCCCATTCTTCACGGTAACCACAACAAGCGAGAACTGGATCGATCAATGCAAATTTTCAAGTCGTATCTTGAAACTAAAGGAGCTGCTTTAAGCCAGACAACAGAGTTCCTTCCCTATTATGCATTGCCATTTATTCCTGACCCTACGTCTCATCCATCTTTCAAACCACTTTTTGCCAGTTCATGGAGTTCTGATCTCAAGAGAGACTTGCAAGTATTTCTTGCAGCAACTCTTAAGTCAGAGGAAAAGCCACAGCTCTATACTTTGTTTATGAGGAATTCCAcagagatagagagagagagaaaactgCACAATGAACAACTCAAGAAACTACAACTTCAGCTGACAGCAAAGGAACAGAGATTTTCCCAATTTGAAAAGAGATACCTTAAAATACAGGGTGATTACCATAAGCTCATAGGTGTTGCTGCTGAATTGGTGGACTCACTGGAGGATGCTGTCCGCGGAAAAATGGTGACACCAGAATACCTTCAAGACATTTGCATGAGGCTCTTTTCTCCCTCTGTTAGAGAGTCTTTAGATGTTAGCAAGCCAGGAACAGCAAGTTCAATGCTAAGGGCATCTGTCATCAATGATGAACTTCCTAGTCTTTCTGCAAGTGTGGATGTTCCATACAAACAAACTCTTGACTATGATAAGATAAAGATGAACCTGCTTTCTCTGCCTGAAAGGAAGAAAGCGTTTCTGTTACAGGCACTGAGGTGGAATCTGACCCAAGCACCTACCCGTGAACAACGAGACAGCATTGTTAATGCATACATTATCCATGATTTGCTTGGCTGCTCTCTAGACAGTCACTTGAGAAGTGGAATACTAGACCTCCTGAATTCACCCAATGAAATAGTTAGACAATACTTGGCAAGGTTGTTCAATGCCTTTGCGTCTCTCTCAGCAGGCCGCTCTTATTTAGCACAAAATCAATCCATTGTGCATGCCTTACTGTCAGCCCTAAAGAAGGAATCAAAAACATCCCTCACCAGTGAAAACATTCTGGGGACCTTGCAGAAGCTTAGCCTACGAAGGCAAATGCAGTCTATGATGATCAATGGTGAGGTGATTCAGTGGCTCTCTCAGCTGTTGATGGACCATGACAATCTATCAGACTACACATTGGAGTATTCAGTTGCTCTGCTTATGAACCTCTGTCTACGCTCTGGAGGGAAGAGAAAGTGTATCAAAGATGCTTCTCAAATTCTGCGAGTTTTAAGTGATCTCTTGGGGCATGAGAATCAAGAGATACGTCCGTATGTGAATGGTGCCCTGTACAGCATCCTAGCTTTACCTGCAGTGAAAGAGGAAGCTAGAGCACAAGGAATGGAGGAGATCCTTGAGTGTTTCCTTAAAGATGACAACCCCGATATGACCAGACAGATCCAATTTATCATCAAACAACTCAACACTGATGATCCATCTGCAACAAATGACCCTGAGTCTGATGACGAAGATGAGgaagatgacgatgatgagGGAGACGCTATTGATGCTGAGCTGGATAAACAAGAAATTCTTGAACCAAATGAAGGAGAGCTGTTTGGTGATGAGCTACTCAATACTTGTTATGCAATGCCAAATTCTAATCTATCTCAGCAGccaaagaacaagaaaaagtttccaGTTCCTCTTGACCCCAATCACCCTCTAACAAGACCCACCACTCCTGGAACAAGAGGAACAGATGCTATGCAGGATAATACTCCCCAACCAGTAACTTCCACAATACGACCAAAATCTGGACAACAGAGCAGGCCAACAACATCATCTAAATCAAGGCATGGCTCAAGACCGACAACGAATGGAGCAGCAGAGGAGAGGCCTTCAAGTACCAGGCAAGGAGCAAACCCAACCCCTTCTGATGGAAGTTCAAGGCCACCCCCTCAAGTGGTTGAGCCTCCTGCAGGTAAATCTACATTTAAATCCCCCTTTGTCTCAAGACCCAAGATCCCTCGCACACCAGACTCAAGGCCCAGAACTAGCACTCCACCACCTTTAGGACGATCAGCCTCCCCTCCCAGACCATCTTCAAAGGATGGCAGGCCTGGGACATCATCATCAAGGAAAAGCAGTCACTCAAATAAACAGTAA